In a genomic window of Gammaproteobacteria bacterium:
- the waaF gene encoding lipopolysaccharide heptosyltransferase II: MNSTPNPSPLTPHRILVVGPAWIGDMVMAQSLFVTLKQRFPDCEIDVLAPAWSKSLLARMPEVHAAHSMPLGHGEFGFGARRRLGHLLRGRYDQAIVMPRSWKSALVPLFAGIPRRTGYRGEWRYGLINDMRTLDKSVLTQTVQRYVALGLEQGDTLPPPIPHSALRVDTRNQNALLDKLALNRDRPVIAVMPGAEYGPSKRWPTDHFGDLAKRLVAAGKQVWVFGSTKEQPLGEEILRIAGRHVVNLCGETRLEDVIDLMSLAETAVTNDSGLMHIAAAVSIKVVALYGSSTPDYTPPLTDKAEIVYLHLDCSPCFRRECPFGHTNCLNHMSVDEVQRIIP; encoded by the coding sequence ATGAATAGCACCCCTAACCCCTCACCCCTCACCCCTCACCGCATTTTAGTTGTCGGCCCTGCCTGGATCGGCGACATGGTGATGGCGCAAAGCCTGTTCGTCACCCTCAAGCAGCGTTTTCCCGATTGTGAGATTGACGTGCTGGCGCCGGCTTGGTCGAAGTCGCTGCTGGCGCGCATGCCCGAAGTGCATGCCGCACACAGCATGCCTCTGGGGCACGGTGAATTCGGCTTCGGTGCGCGCCGGCGGCTGGGGCACCTGCTGCGCGGACGTTACGATCAAGCCATCGTCATGCCGCGCTCCTGGAAGTCCGCGCTGGTGCCGCTCTTTGCCGGTATTCCACGGCGTACCGGCTATCGCGGTGAGTGGCGTTACGGCCTCATCAACGATATGCGCACGCTCGACAAGTCCGTGCTTACCCAGACGGTGCAGCGTTACGTGGCGCTGGGACTGGAGCAAGGCGACACGTTGCCGCCGCCCATTCCGCATTCTGCATTGCGCGTGGATACGCGGAACCAAAACGCCTTGCTGGACAAGCTGGCATTGAACCGCGATCGGCCGGTCATTGCTGTCATGCCCGGGGCTGAATATGGTCCGAGCAAGCGCTGGCCGACGGATCACTTCGGCGACCTTGCAAAGCGCTTGGTTGCAGCGGGCAAGCAGGTGTGGGTATTCGGCTCGACAAAGGAACAGCCGCTCGGCGAGGAAATTCTTCGCATCGCCGGCCGGCATGTCGTGAATCTCTGTGGTGAGACCCGGCTCGAAGATGTCATTGACCTCATGTCGCTGGCCGAAACCGCGGTGACCAACGACTCCGGTCTCATGCACATCGCGGCCGCCGTAAGCATCAAGGTAGTCGCGCTTTACGGCTCTTCGACGCCCGATTACACCCCGCCGCTTACCGACAAGGCGGAAATCGTCTATCTGCACCTCGATTGCAGCCCGTGTTTCCGGCGCGAATGCCCGTTCGGCCACACCAATTGCCTGAACCACATGAGCGTAGATGAGGTCCAACGAATTATTCCCTAA
- a CDS encoding RNA polymerase sigma factor, whose protein sequence is MDQDATQVVRTAVDSIYRTESRRVLATLIRLVGDFDLAEEALHDAFAAALAQWPSEGVPENPRAWLVSTGRFKAIDKLRRDARFEALDAAAAQVEALADESAAPDAEPGSIADDRLRLIFTCCHPALAPDAQVALTLREVCGLTTEEIASAFLTRAPTIAQRIVRAKNKIREADIPYEVPVRAELPERLDGVLRVIYLVFNEGYSASSGAALTRSDLSREAIRLGRLLLEMLPELEVMGLLALMLLQESRRAARSTKEGELILLEDQNRLLWNREQIAEGLALIERAFASRRVGHYTLQATIAAEHARAPSAATTDWKRIVDLYDALQSLQPSPVVELNRAVAVAMSHGPAVGLDLIDALLARGELADYHLAHAARADLCRRLGRTAEARTAYERALTLARQEPERRFLERRLAALPE, encoded by the coding sequence ATGGACCAGGACGCCACACAAGTTGTCCGTACCGCGGTGGATTCGATTTACCGCACCGAATCGCGGCGCGTGCTGGCGACGCTCATCCGGCTTGTGGGCGATTTCGATCTGGCCGAAGAAGCCCTGCACGATGCCTTCGCGGCCGCTCTCGCGCAGTGGCCTTCTGAGGGAGTGCCGGAAAATCCGCGCGCCTGGCTGGTTTCCACTGGCCGCTTCAAGGCCATAGACAAGCTGCGCCGCGATGCGCGCTTCGAGGCCCTCGACGCCGCAGCCGCACAGGTGGAGGCACTTGCTGACGAAAGTGCCGCGCCGGACGCAGAACCCGGGAGTATCGCGGACGACCGGCTGCGGTTGATTTTTACCTGCTGCCATCCGGCGCTCGCGCCCGACGCGCAGGTGGCTTTGACGCTGCGCGAAGTCTGCGGTCTGACCACCGAGGAAATCGCCAGCGCCTTTCTCACCCGCGCACCCACCATTGCCCAGCGCATCGTGCGCGCCAAGAATAAAATCCGCGAGGCGGACATCCCCTACGAAGTGCCGGTGCGCGCCGAGTTGCCGGAACGGCTCGACGGTGTACTGCGCGTCATCTACCTGGTGTTCAATGAGGGTTACTCGGCTTCCTCTGGCGCGGCACTGACGCGTAGCGATCTCTCCCGCGAAGCCATCCGACTCGGCCGGCTGCTTCTGGAAATGCTGCCGGAACTGGAAGTAATGGGTTTGCTGGCGCTGATGCTATTGCAGGAATCGCGGCGCGCGGCACGCAGCACAAAGGAAGGCGAACTGATCCTGCTGGAAGATCAGAACCGTTTGCTCTGGAACCGCGAACAGATTGCCGAAGGTCTGGCTCTGATTGAACGCGCTTTCGCCTCACGCCGCGTCGGGCATTACACTTTGCAAGCGACAATTGCGGCCGAACATGCGCGCGCTCCAAGCGCCGCGACTACCGACTGGAAACGCATCGTTGATTTGTACGACGCGCTGCAATCGTTGCAACCCTCGCCGGTGGTGGAACTGAACCGCGCCGTTGCCGTGGCCATGTCCCATGGCCCGGCGGTGGGTCTCGACCTGATTGACGCGTTGCTCGCACGCGGTGAACTCGCGGATTACCATCTGGCCCACGCGGCCCGCGCCGATCTTTGCCGGCGGCTCGGCAGGACCGCCGAAGCCCGTACAGCTTATGAACGTGCGCTCACCCTCGCGCGTCAGGAACCAGAGCGGCGCTTCTTGGAACGCCGCCTGGCTGCCTTGCCGGAATAG
- a CDS encoding YciI family protein, with the protein MRVMVIVKANKETEAGVMPKRELLEPMGKFNEELVKVGVMLAGDGLHPSSKGKRVRFEGAKRTVTDGPFTETKELIAGFWIWKVKSMQEAVDWLKRAPFDGGAEVEIRPVFEAEDFGDELTPEMRERGARMREQLAKNPKH; encoded by the coding sequence ATGAGAGTTATGGTCATTGTCAAAGCAAACAAAGAAACCGAAGCCGGCGTCATGCCGAAGCGTGAGCTGTTGGAACCCATGGGCAAGTTCAACGAGGAGCTGGTGAAAGTCGGCGTGATGCTCGCCGGCGATGGGTTACACCCCAGTTCCAAAGGCAAGCGCGTGCGCTTCGAGGGCGCCAAGCGTACCGTGACGGACGGCCCTTTCACCGAAACCAAGGAACTGATTGCTGGCTTCTGGATATGGAAGGTGAAATCCATGCAGGAAGCCGTAGACTGGCTAAAGCGCGCGCCTTTTGACGGCGGCGCCGAAGTGGAGATCCGTCCGGTGTTCGAGGCGGAGGATTTCGGCGATGAATTGACCCCGGAGATGCGCGAGCGGGGAGCGCGCATGCGCGAGCAGCTTGCCAAGAATCCGAAGCACTAA
- a CDS encoding YciI family protein encodes MKYLCLVYLDEKRLEEVPDAECVAFDTGLRADGRCLASEALQSVTTATTVRVRNGQVAITDGPFAETKEQLAGFYMVEARDLNEAIQIAAKIPPARVGSIEVRPIRPIRETVVAAQAQRQR; translated from the coding sequence ATGAAATATCTGTGCCTGGTTTATCTGGACGAGAAACGACTGGAGGAGGTACCCGATGCCGAGTGTGTGGCTTTTGACACGGGGCTGCGGGCAGACGGCCGCTGCCTTGCCTCCGAGGCGCTGCAATCGGTTACTACGGCTACTACCGTGCGGGTGCGCAACGGTCAGGTGGCCATCACCGATGGACCGTTTGCCGAGACTAAGGAGCAACTGGCCGGGTTCTACATGGTTGAGGCGCGCGACCTGAACGAAGCCATCCAAATTGCCGCAAAGATTCCGCCGGCGCGCGTCGGCAGTATCGAGGTGCGGCCCATCCGGCCGATCCGCGAAACCGTTGTGGCGGCGCAGGCGCAGCGGCAACGCTGA